Sequence from the Phragmites australis chromosome 11, lpPhrAust1.1, whole genome shotgun sequence genome:
TCgcacaaaaaataaaagaaaaggcagtcAAAGCCAGCTAAGATTCTTTCAccagggtcagggaacatgatatTTTCTCAGCAGTGCTGGGAAAaccggagcacccaggtcgagtgtgAGGTGTGTCAAGTTCTCAGGGCTGGAAACATGACTTTCCTGAAGACctcaggatgtacaagaagaggtaGAGGCctgcagtggacgtggatgcattgacacagacATTGACATAGGATATCACCCAAAAAGTTTACACAAACATCATAGagcagcttgcagcaaagggaatagatatttcCATCTCAGCGGAAGTTAGCATTGGAGCTGTAGGGAAGAGTAGCGGCGCCTCTAAGGAGTTAGATCAACAACTAGTTGTTGCTGTGACTGAGCCagatacgattgacctgctagaagggcccatgcactgtagccttgtaatcaggaCTGGCGGGTATCGCATCGATGTTGCAAGGGGTCAGGTGCTTCCAGGCGTCTGCATCTTACATACAGTCTcgatacgtgcaggctatgccgtggttacagtagacatggtacatagcaatgccaccgatcacgtgttgaagctccccccccccccaatgacgaagtcacaactctagaagaagctctttgtcaaaggatccagtggaagaagGACAACACCGTTGTCTCTAGTGTATCCTAGTCTGgatgagctccaagtgcaccgccgccgcacccctcacttccagagaagggagcttcactgccttctcctcctctagagaagccagtttcaCTGTCTTCTCCTACGCATCCGGCAGTCTCGCTTCCAGAACCAATTCCATCGCCCctaaagagcccaaagaagaagaaaaagggagcTGAGAAGAAAGGCTATAAGAAGAACCTACTGAAGATGTCGAAGGTCATTGTACCAGCGAGGAAGTCTATGGACATTGGAGCAGCATGGAACAACACGAAATTTCAATATGGGAGGCCCATGATGATGGTAGATGGCCTAGCAAGGGTGGGACAAGCAtttgtcgacctgcataattactacacgTAGGCTTCTAGAGACAGCAATGCCACATCCATAatcgtacagtacaaacgatgaCACCTCTTAAGTAATGACGACAGCTatttcattgtgggtttcaatgacttatacgacctcttcaaacTTGATGGCCTGGATGTTTCGTTATTacagatcttcacattgtaagccCCTTGAAATTGAATATTCATTCATTAATATCACTAAGttttgaatctaactatgttgctatctgtagacacttgatgataGAACCAAAAAAGAATGAGGATTCCATCCCatgtcttgaccctgaggccattacaatatcggtcatccaactccACCCCGATTACACTATGGACCATGTGATCAGGGCAATACAACAATATTCGAAATTCAGTACCTGATGGacgcccacaacaccggtggccattggatcttactggtcatttgcctcaagtgggacttggtgttctacctaAGACCAGTAGAACGAAAAGGCAAACTTGGAGAGCATGATTACAGCGGTGTAAAAGGAATGCTTGACGTGTAAGTTCCGCCTGAATCAATTTACATATTTAATTCTTCTAATGTTAAAATGCTCCATAACGATCCATccttatgcagggcttttgaaaAGTACATTcaagctcaacctgactatgaCGCGAAAGCCGGCcacagactgacacacaagaccgagTTCGTGGCAAATGCTACCTAACAGAATACCAAATGCTCTCTGTTGctactttttttcctttttatctagcactaaattttctttccagcaGTGTCACCAACAACTACTGGGCAAcacctgtggattctatgttgtgtagaacatgctcctcacgctccgcatGAAGGATATCCAATCCtttgatgtaagttcaatacgagattattcgtaactaatttctgTAATTAGTTTagttccatgataacatgacattgttTACGCATCAAATTATTCAGGAATTTGACGCTCTTTTTTTCGACAACGGTGCAATTCTGGAGATTCGACAACGAACTGCAGAGTTCTTGGTGGCTGAAGTCATAAGCCCATATggtgagttccactatagaatccctaggttATGAGGtattatatatgtaatatgaTTTGATCAAAACTTTATAACATTtttgattctgtaatgaattgattagaactttgtaacttttgcgattatgtgatgaagcgagttcttatatgTGTTTTTGTCGATATAGATTTTGGTGTGTTGCTATTGGTTGCAGGGAGAAGACAGCTGCTAAATCCTGGCTACGCTCCAAGATGCAGCCTAGAAACAGGGTATTTCCATAGGGTAACATACACATAAGTATCAAGTAACCTGGTTACCCgtcatttatattaaatataagtgacgggtaagatAGTTAGCTGCCACTTATGTATTCCTCCCAGCACATGGGTGACAGATATAAGTGATAGATAATTtaattacccgtcacttatatcctaacataagtgacgggttaagaggttacccatcacttatattaggatataagtgacgagtgaaGACTGTCACCCCAGCATACGGGAGAAgctcataggtgacggatgtCATCATTGGTGACCGATCcttacccgtcaccaatgactagtcattagtgatgcgttCAGGATGAAGGGTACGGAATTCGTCAcccatgagttttttttttacatagtgAAACTAAATATATGATAAGTAAGTCCCACAAATTTTTGACTAACCCTATCCAAGTACTATCCGTCTAACCAAACAAGGAATTATATCATTTTATTCATgctaccaaacaaaaaattagatcattGCAATCAACAAAATATAGATAGCTATATTCCATCTAACCTTGTTCTCCAACAAAATGCACCCATATACGCCGCACTTGTTACATACTCTCCCCTATTTGTAAATAATAGGCACTTTTTACTAAAATAGGTGTATTAAGGAAATCTTTTTTTCATAAAGTGCGACCAAAATGTACTTCAAATACACCGTACAAGTTAGAAAAGTTCTAGTGATAGTAGAGGTGTTATTAGGAAATTGTGTATTGGAGTGATGAATTGTCAAATTTTTAGGGACAAAATTGCATATAAAATGCTAAATATTCGAAAACATGTCTCTACTGTATAAAATACTAGTTTATTCTTGTATCATCTTTTTTCTCcattcttcttttatttcataaaaatctctaaaatctgAATAGTTACAAATAGAGCAGATTAGTCTCGCTTGGTACATCTTATGGTATTGATCTCGACGGTGCAAACCGATGTTGGATCGGACACTCCTTGGAATAGATTTTTTTCTTAGAAAAATAGCTCCGTCCCATTcattaactatattgttcaACACTTACAGCCTATACACGAAGTTTTTAATCGAACTGGTTAGGCTCCATCTCCCAACTCGGAATCGGGTAATTAGCACAATTCAACGATTCATAAGACATATTGAATGACTCCAACAAAACGATAGATTATATCTTCGAAGCTCTCCCAAATCTGCCTCACTCGCATAAGGTTTCAGTTGGCTGCTTGCTCCATAACTTCGCACTCCATCTTGATCATCACCGCACACTTCAGTCTTCTATTGTATCATATCTCTTCACTCCACCTTGATTACCAGCTGCTTCAGTATCAAAGACTCAAGGAATTTGATACAAATATCCATCTCTGCTGACATAGTACCCTTGATTGTTGGCTGCCTGTTCCTGAAGATACAGGATAAAGCGAGGGGCTATACTACTGTAACAGCGAATACCGCAGCATGGGCACCCGCATGTAGGTACTGTACTGGTTTACAGTTCAttaagtactgtagcactgcaTATCATAACAGCTTAGTGAAGCCCCCCTGCACAACTCACGCCCGACATACATGTCCGCCTCGGCCTGCGCGGCCTTGGTCCCGTTCCCAGAGGTACGTGCTTGCGGGGATGGTTACCGTTGCTGTCTAACCACGAGGACCCGGCAGCGACGAGTTCAGTGAGTTTCGTATTGTTTTCGCGCCAGCTCCTTGCTTGCGTCCATTTGGTCCATCGAGATCGCTGTTCCTGAGAAACGCCTGAAAAATGGGAAACGAGTCCACCGCGGCGGCCGTGCAACCCTGTTGCTATGCAGTTTTTATTGAGGGCCTTCAATTCTTCTCTGTTGCTTTGCTTCGTCGGGACTTTCTGTTTCTCCTTATCCCAGGGGCTAAAGTGCATCCTCAACAAACTTTTCGTTCAATCGCTTTCTATGGGAGGAGTGTTCCCATAGATGCCAATGTTTTCAATAAAAGGATAATTTTGTCCACCAAAAGTATAATTCCAAGCTGAAAGCCAATATGTTTAAAAAACATTGTATTGTTCTGATACGTATTATTAGTTGGATTACAACTTGGTCTTGAGTGATTTCATATTTGAGCTAAGCATACAACTAGTAGAAGCGGTTGTGGTAGAACTTAATACTCCCTTCAGTTATAAATGTCATTTTAAGTTACGTGTAGTGAACTGTTTTAAATTATAGCTACAAATTAGTTTTATATGTTGAGTTTGGATATATGAAATGGTATAAATAGATTTGCCTCAATAATTCATAGAATTCGTTGATTGCTCCGTACTCATTTACAATGGAAAAACTTAGGAAGCGGATCTTCTGGAGGAATATCAATTTCTGGTATCTACCTCATTGAGGTtgattatatattataaaatactagtaaaagttgtattttaagatatattaatatttaaaatgatatttatttgtAACTCGACGGAGTAATTCTCACATTGTGAAGTCAAAAACTCGAATGCTAGATCCCAACCGAACCATCGTCGCTGATCAGATGGGACCAACAAGCAATTATAGTAGATCTTTCATTAACTTCTTGTCTCTTCTTCCTTATTCACTCTCTGTTTGGACCGATGCGACTTTGTGAGATCTTGCGGCAACTTCTGACTCACAAAATAAACAAGCACCTGTATTGTTTAGTTCCCTGATAGCACAATTCCCTACCGTCTTCCAGTACCAAACAAATCTGCTCCTAGTTCAAAATCACCACAAGTGGAATAAAATAACCAACCATTCTCATTGTTCCTTGTGTACTCCTTCAGTAATCTCCTACTTCCTCACGCGCACAGCCAGCACATTTCTTGGGGTGAAAGGACAATCGTGCCACACATACCTTCACACTCACCTCtctgtctctgtctctctcGTCCCACCAGTTATAAATAGGACCCCTATGTTCAGTCCATTCATCATCCAACCAGGTCATTCACAGCAATCAGCAGAGAGTGAAGGAGTGCACAAAGGAGTAAAGAAGGGCGGGCCCTGGCCATAATCCTCACAGACGAATAGCAAACAGGCAGGAGCAGTGGAGCACGCTCACAATGGCCACGCATTCTCCCCTGCTTCCCTGTGCCATCGTCGTCGTGCTCGTCCTCCTACCCTCAGCTTCCCTCGCCGGCGACTCGGACCTGCTCCAGGACATCTGCGTCGCGGATCTCACGTCCGGTGAGCAACCACACATGATCTCTGGTTCTCTACTCCTTAGAAGATAGAAACAAATGCAATGCTTACAGCTTTCTCGCCTGCTTACAAGCCTGCTTACAAATTTGTACGTGCAGCCGTGAAGGTGAACGGGTTCGCCTGCAAGGCCACCGTGACAGAGGACGACTTCTACTTCAAGGGGTTGGGCGCGGCCGGCAACACCAACAACACCTACGGCTCCGTCGTCACCGGCGCGAACGTCGAGAAGGTGCCGGGCCTCAACACTCTCGGGGTGTCCATGTCGCGCATCGACTACGCGCCCGGCGGCCTGAACCCGCCACACATCCACCCTCGCGCCACCGAGATGATCTTCGTCCTGCAGGGCACCCTGGACGTCGGCTTCATAACCACCGGTAACAAGCTCGTCGCCAAGACCATCACGACCGGCGACGTCTTCGTCTGTCCGCGCGGCCTGGTGCACTTCCAGAAGAACAACGGCAACGTCCCCGCCGCCGTCATCTCGGCCTTCAACAGCCAGCTGCCCGGCACGCAGTCCCTCGCCATGACGCTGTTCGCGGCCACGCCGGAGGTGCCCAACAATGTGCTTACCAAGGCGTTCCAGGTCGGCACCAAGGAGGTGGAGAAAATCAAGTCCAGGCTTGCACCCAAGAAGAGCTAAGTGCCCAATGATGtacttctgaattctgatgttTCTTTTCCGGTGACTTGGTTGCTTCCGTGTGTTTCTTACACCTCTGCATTTCTGTTCCTGTTCTATCGATCTCTTCGATTATTCTTATCTGCAACGCTGTCTGCAGCAGGTACAAAAGCCAGTATGTGTTCGTTGTAACAAGATGCAGGGCCACagcttgtttgtttattttcatTCCAAATTCAATAATTTGACTGATTACGGTGGCAGTGTTATGACCCTTCTGCTCATACCTTTTATCAATTCCTTCCTCTGTTTCTGCATTGTATATGATAGCTCCAGAGAAACAAAAAGGTCCCTTTATATCCATGCAAATCTTCAAAAGTAACTGAAAAAAGAAAGTAGGGAATGAGTTACCTGACGAATTTAAGGTCTTAAGCTACCAAATTTTGACACTGTACAGTCTCTCCTTGTACAAAGGTATTTCAGACGTGTTGTTAGTATTCCAAACATGAAGGATTCGAGTTTCACGGTAAGTATGAAGATTGAAGAACGTAGAGCACACTGCAAAAGAGTAAGAGCAAGTGGACAGAAGGTGCCATGCTTTTAGGAGAAAGCATGTCGTTGGGGTAGGGACCATGGTAAGGGAATACAGCAGAACGTTAATCaccctttttcttttgctcCTTATAAACTGTGCCAGACGCAAACAACACAGCACCATCACTTTCGCATCAAGCAACTCCCTGACTCATACCTAGCGAAAGGCATATTAAGGACTTGTTTGGATGCCCCAAATCCAACCGGGATCCCAAACCCATTCTTTAGGGACAGTCCGGCTCGTGGTTTGCTCCCCTCCTAACCAGGTAGACAGTTTGGATCCATCTCGGGTCGAAATAACACGGGCCATTCCACTGCTATCCACTTTGATCCaaggggagaaaaaaaaaaaccctgccTGGTGGATTTCGTTCCTCGTTACTGAATATTTTGTAATTTATCTACTTTATTTCTTATTGTAAAAGTTATATTTTTCCCTAAATATttttgaagagctagatgatagcatccACTGCATCacataatttttcataactattttaatagtattttgaattttaagagcattagaatgcaacatttttttaatttataaacCTATCTCCCATTGAAAGTTCGACAGTttagatttataattttttaaaacttacACATatatgtgcaattttttttaaaaaaatatcaaataaaaattCCCTCTGCGACAACTCACAGTTGCCTTGTGTGACCTCGCCGCTACTCGTCTCAATGCTCCTCGTTGCATGCCGCCTCATTCTGTCCATGACGCCTGGAGCACAAGGCCCTCCCAGTAGATCTTGTTGCCTGCTTATGCGCACAGCTCGTAAAGCTTGTGGCCCTTGAGACAGACCTCGCACGTGGAGCTCGAGGCTATCCTGGCAGATCTCACCGCCCCTCCCCCCCCTTTATGCCCAAAACTCGAGGAGCTCTAGGCCCTCATGGCTGACCACGTGCGTACCTCCAAGGCGACCTGTTGCCTTGCTATACCCGTACCTTGTCCTCACCCGTTCCTACATGTCTATCCATATTGTAGGGGTGGTGACATCCTGGCTTCTTCCTCCACGAGTTCAACAACCATGCGACTCAATAGCACCACCAGATTTATCAATACGTTATGGAGTTATAATTTAGTTTTTCTTGTGATTCTAGCTTTGGATGTTAATGGATGACTAGGGCTACTAGGGCTACAGATTGACTAGATCAAATGCATTTACGGATTTGATGAATTTTTGCACAAAGTTCAGCAGTTTTCTGAATTTCCTCCAACATTTCTAAATTATTTGATTTTTCCCGAatgattttggattttttttttttgtctgggATGATTTTTTCCTCCTCCGTCTCTCAAACTACGAGAGGAAATTCCCACGGGGTTTGATGGGAAGCCATTTCCACACTAAATTTCCCCTTCGTAATTCAGCTCCACGTGGTTTTCCCTCCTAGCATCAAACAAGCCCTAAGGGTGTCTCGATCAGGAACACTTTGCTTAAGTTGGAGTTTTAATCAACTGACAAGCAAAACTGTATTTAACTATTTGACATCAAATGGATAAATAGAGCGCCGCCTTAAACCTTGTTGAACTTTCGCTTCGGATGCAAATTTTCCATTTTTCTCTTTGGTTTATTTGTGAAATCTGTTAAAATTACAGGTCTCCACCTCTACATCTCTTTATGATGGAGTTTGGCTTTAGATGCTTGTAACTTGCTTTTGGTGCCATGTTCTTTGCCTCCTATTAGTGGGCGGGCATATGAATTTTGGGAGTTCTTTAGATTTCTTCAATCCGGGTGGTAGACAGTTGAAGCTGGTTTGTCATTTGGGAATAATGGTTGTAACAtcttgagttttagcatattagttaattgcaaattttctctctaaattattattttaaaaccaaataaaataaaggaagtatatatatatatatatgaatgtgtatatatatccatACGTATATAGTCATATATAATTAAAttagctaagtattccaaagtgcATCAAATTTATTTCAAAATTAATCCATGCATTGCATTGATTCATATGCATTTGGTTTATTGCTCTTATGATTCCTtcagtggagatttgaaattgaatgtctcttaaACTTtaatctattcttagattctatttagctcaaattcaaattgaattaaagtCTTCTTACTTGAATCACATTCGAAATCTCAGAGCTTTACTTGTAtttcataaattcaaataacaCAATTTGAATTTATATTAAGTTCAAAGTcaaatataaattcaaattaCTCATTTGAATCTATCC
This genomic interval carries:
- the LOC133885236 gene encoding germin-like protein 5-1, giving the protein MATHSPLLPCAIVVVLVLLPSASLAGDSDLLQDICVADLTSAVKVNGFACKATVTEDDFYFKGLGAAGNTNNTYGSVVTGANVEKVPGLNTLGVSMSRIDYAPGGLNPPHIHPRATEMIFVLQGTLDVGFITTGNKLVAKTITTGDVFVCPRGLVHFQKNNGNVPAAVISAFNSQLPGTQSLAMTLFAATPEVPNNVLTKAFQVGTKEVEKIKSRLAPKKS